A segment of the Lactobacillus sp. ESL0700 genome:
CTAAATCTGTTGTATATCCTAATCATGAGTACCGTGAGGCTAAAAAATTATATTTGGCTGCATTTCCCAAGTGGGAACAATTTCCGTTGTGGCAGCTCAACTTGATGGCGTTGCACAAGCGTGTCCAGTTTAAGACGCTTTATGATCATGAAAAATTTTGCGGGTTAGTCTATTATGTTGTGGGCGAACGCATTATTTATTTAGTCTATCTGGCAGTTAATCCTGACTTGCGCGACCAAGGCTATGGCACGCAAATTTTGGAACATCTTAAGGCAGAATTCCCTGATCAGCAATTGACCCTAGATATTGAGCCGGTTACTAAGAGTGCTAAGAATTATCGCCAACGTGTGCGACGACTGCGGTTTTACCAGCGGAATGGTTTTCACCCGACATCTGCCAAACTAAGGGATAGTGACGGGCAATTTCAAATTTTGATAACAGGTAAGAAGCTTAATAAACCATCGGTGATTGCAACGCTCAAGCAGATGAGTTCGGGCTTTTATCATTTTAAAATTGAATAAATAAAACGTCTTTTCGCAGTTAAGTGAAGAGACGTTTTTTAATAAATTGGTGTTATTCAAAATCATAGTAATTCTAGGAGGATACAAAGTTATTTTTGATGATTAAAATTGTATGAGATTGATTATAAATTAAATATTGCGATTTAGCAACAATTTTATCGCAAATTTTGTTGTAAAAAATTACCAGTAATCATAAAATATAATCATTAAATTAAAAATAAATAAAAATATTAATCAAGGAGTAATTTATGACAACTTTATACACAAATTGCAATTTATTCGATGCAGAAAATGAAGAACTGCAACGCGATGCATGGTTATTAGTAGATGATGATGGATTAGTTGGGGCTAGTGGCCACGGCCCAGAACCAGCTACTGATGAACGAGTTGACTTGCAGGGTCAGTACGTGATTCCGGGGTTGATTAACGCCCACACGCATATCATGATGGATCCGATGAATAACCACACGGCTTATTTGTCGGAAACAGAGGCGACTGTTAACGCAATTAAGAATTTGAAGGTTTTATTGCATAACGGGGTAGTGGCAATTCGCGACTGTGGTGCTGTTAGTGACACGGACATTAAGTTAATGAAATTGATGCATCAAGGTCGAGTTGAAGGTCCAGAAATTGTGCCTTCAGGTAGACCGATGAGTATTTTGGGTGGTCATGGAGATTTTCCAGAAGGTGATGACGGCAGGGATGTTTGGGGGCACTTGACTAATTGTGGTGCTGATATGCGTCAAGCGGTGCGCGAAGAATTCAAGCATGGCGCCAAAAACATCAAGGTCATGGCAACAGGTGGCGTAATGTCGCCAACTGACCGCGTTGATGATACTGAGTTGAGCGCTGAAGAACTAAATGTAGCAGTTGAGGAAGCCCACTCTAAGCACATGACGGTAGCTTCACACGCTCAGGGAAATCGCGGGATTCAATTGTCGCTCGAAGCCGGCGTTGATTCGATTGAGCATGGTGTCTATGTGGACGAGAACCAGATGGATATGATGATTAAGCAAAAGACCTGTTTAGTGCCGACGATGAATGCTTGTCAATGTATTTTTGATGCTCCCAAAGGTTCAATTCCCGACTACATGCTTGCTAAGAATGCTAAAGTCAAGAAGGCTTTCTTTGAAAATATTAGCAAGGCAATCAAAAAGGGTGTGCGCATAGTTGTTGGAACTGATGCCGGAACCCCATTTAACCGGTTTGATAATGGGACAACTACGGAAATGCAGCTGCTGGTTGAGGTTGGCGCAACACCGCTGCAGGCTTTATTGGGTGCAACCAAGTACGCTGCGGAATTAATCCAGCTTAGTGAGGATTATGGTACTTTGACTGCTGGTAAGAAGGCCAATTTCCTTGTTTTGAAGGATAACCCGCTAGTAGATATTAAGGCAGTTGCTCAAAAGGATAAACTGGTTTACCAAAATGGTAAGTTAGTAGAATAGGTAGAAATAATTTTTAGATTAAGACTAGCTTCTGATATTTTATCAGTGCTAGTCTTTTTGCTTATCTATTTAATTTTCTCTTTTATTAGTTGATGTGCGAGCTTTATTGTTACTGCGATATTCCTGTGGGTTATAGCCGTAAAGCCGTTTAAAGTATGTACTAAAAGCTCTAGAATTAGAAAATCCATTTTTTAAAGCGATTTTAGTGATTGATAAATCAGTCATTGTTAAATCAAAATAAGCATGCTTCAATCTAGCATTAGTAAGATATTCTGTATAAGACATACCGGTATGCTTCCTGAAAAATTTAGAAAAATAGGAAGGAGAATAAGAAAAGAATGCAGCAGTATCTTCTAAAGTAAGTGGCTTCTCATAATTTTGTTCAATATACAGCATCATATTCGAAATTGTTTCTTCATAGCGCTTAGATTTTCGGAGTGATTCCTCATTAGAATTGCTTATTTCCATTTTTGTTAACAGTAAATAAATAATGTCATTTATGCAAACATTTGCTCTAAATTCAATACCACGAAACTTTTCTTCGCTCTGAATT
Coding sequences within it:
- a CDS encoding GNAT family N-acetyltransferase, with the translated sequence MAAFPKWEQFPLWQLNLMALHKRVQFKTLYDHEKFCGLVYYVVGERIIYLVYLAVNPDLRDQGYGTQILEHLKAEFPDQQLTLDIEPVTKSAKNYRQRVRRLRFYQRNGFHPTSAKLRDSDGQFQILITGKKLNKPSVIATLKQMSSGFYHFKIE
- a CDS encoding AraC family transcriptional regulator, producing MMGYKSMNYKVGQKYAVQVIKHDTGKYYLPSRWHNSIELLLCYSGMATVRIGSKQHEIHKDEILFINSTKAHSYEAKTPFVILTLTINKECLGSYQEIFPSLEFNTQKTKENFQDLIILRSRIEELRAIQSEEKFRGIEFRANVCINDIIYLLLTKMEISNSNEESLRKSKRYEETISNMMLYIEQNYEKPLTLEDTAAFFSYSPSYFSKFFRKHTGMSYTEYLTNARLKHAYFDLTMTDLSITKIALKNGFSNSRAFSTYFKRLYGYNPQEYRSNNKARTSTNKREN
- a CDS encoding amidohydrolase family protein; this encodes MTTLYTNCNLFDAENEELQRDAWLLVDDDGLVGASGHGPEPATDERVDLQGQYVIPGLINAHTHIMMDPMNNHTAYLSETEATVNAIKNLKVLLHNGVVAIRDCGAVSDTDIKLMKLMHQGRVEGPEIVPSGRPMSILGGHGDFPEGDDGRDVWGHLTNCGADMRQAVREEFKHGAKNIKVMATGGVMSPTDRVDDTELSAEELNVAVEEAHSKHMTVASHAQGNRGIQLSLEAGVDSIEHGVYVDENQMDMMIKQKTCLVPTMNACQCIFDAPKGSIPDYMLAKNAKVKKAFFENISKAIKKGVRIVVGTDAGTPFNRFDNGTTTEMQLLVEVGATPLQALLGATKYAAELIQLSEDYGTLTAGKKANFLVLKDNPLVDIKAVAQKDKLVYQNGKLVE